The Gloeocapsa sp. PCC 73106 genome has a window encoding:
- a CDS encoding CRR6 family NdhI maturation factor: protein MTISIEIKPEHLKNLDLTPVTTKIEPLLQQGAIATWEQSINFVIDYPREADDPREVSEIPEVRLWFVRLDSRYPWLPFCLDWKSGELPRYTAMLVPHEFNRNEGIQYNPEALAIFVTHKSFILSDWLKQQQIKSRSRVKSMAQLFGYELDEVFLDLLEIE, encoded by the coding sequence ATGACTATTTCGATAGAAATAAAGCCTGAACATCTGAAAAATCTGGATTTGACTCCAGTAACAACCAAGATTGAACCATTGTTACAACAAGGAGCGATCGCCACTTGGGAACAGAGTATCAACTTTGTCATTGACTATCCTAGAGAAGCTGATGATCCTCGAGAAGTGTCGGAAATTCCCGAAGTTAGACTTTGGTTTGTGCGTCTAGATTCTCGTTATCCCTGGTTACCTTTTTGCTTGGATTGGAAAAGCGGAGAACTCCCTCGTTACACTGCGATGTTAGTTCCCCATGAATTTAACCGTAACGAAGGAATTCAATATAATCCGGAAGCTTTAGCTATATTCGTCACCCACAAGAGTTTTATACTCAGCGATTGGCTCAAACAACAACAAATCAAAAGCAGATCAAGAGTCAAATCCATGGCTCAACTATTTGGTTATGAACTCGATGAGGTCTTTTTGGATCTTTTGGAAATCGAGTGA
- a CDS encoding ferredoxin-thioredoxin reductase variable chain, with translation MQIGDRVRVVTSVVVYHHPEHKKQAFDLQGMEGEIITIMKEWEGRPISANLPVLVKFDSKFKAHFRENELELLS, from the coding sequence ATGCAGATAGGCGATCGCGTGCGTGTAGTAACTTCAGTTGTTGTTTATCATCATCCTGAACACAAAAAACAGGCATTTGATCTTCAAGGAATGGAAGGAGAAATAATCACAATTATGAAAGAATGGGAAGGTAGACCTATCAGTGCTAACCTACCAGTGTTAGTCAAGTTTGACTCTAAATTTAAAGCTCATTTTCGTGAGAACGAACTGGAACTATTGTCCTAA